In Lineus longissimus chromosome 9, tnLinLong1.2, whole genome shotgun sequence, one genomic interval encodes:
- the LOC135493458 gene encoding post-GPI attachment to proteins factor 2-like, producing the protein MNKGSSKDSGTLFSVPLRTLHVAFAVMTGGSFISCILISLLFDFESATATHCQVRNYLPSISAAIGFAPQRYIWRISIALIAASHYLHIVLTYKYFSKSFNVYQQSLYQAVVKFSTLIACMEINGLVGLTYVSSTDNYSLHEKCFIVFISCAITYMFMYLVVIRWAHEWQPLRGKILKAYIHKRNTFLFNAGIFALAVYFFIRHNTYCEPGVYSLFALCEYLVVLSNIYSHLIESLFIFDDREYSIRYPDSHDNHSS; encoded by the exons ATGAATAAAGGGTCAAGTAAAGATTCAGGCACCCTGTTCTCTGTGCCACTGAGAACGCTTCATGTGGCCTTTGCAGTGATGACTGGTGGAAGTTTCATCTCCTGTATTTTGATCAGTCTGCTGTTTGATTTTGAGTCCGCTACAGCCACACATTGTCAG GTCCGAAACTACCTCCCATCGATAAGTGCTGCCATTGGCTTCGCCCCCCAGCGATATATATGGAGAATCAGCATAGCTTTGATCGCAGCCAGTCATTATCTTCACATTGTCTTAACTTACAAATACTTCTCAAAGAGCTTCAATGTATATCAACAAAGTCTTTACCAGGCTGTCGTGAAATTTTCTACCCTGATTGCCTGTATGGAGATTAATGGCCTAGTTGGACTGACTTATGTCTCTTCAACAGATAACTATT CTCTCCATGAGAAATGTTTCATAGTCTTCATATCGTGTGCCATAACTTATATGTTTATGTATCTGGTTGTGATACGATGGGCACACGAATGGCAGCCACTCAGAGGCAAG atACTCAAGGCATACATCCACAAGCGAAACACATTTCTATTCAACGCTGGTATATTTGCACTGGCTGTTTACTTTTTCATTAGACATAATACCTATTGTGAACCTGGAG TGTACAGCCTGTTTGCCCTGTGTGAGTACCTGGTCGTCCTCTCCAACATCTACTCTCATCTCATCGAGTCTCTCTTCATCTTTGACGACCGAGAATATTCCATACGATACCCAGATTCTCACGACAATCACAGCAGTTGA